Within Desulfolithobacter dissulfuricans, the genomic segment CACCCTGGAACTGCTCAAGGACGATTTTGATCGGGAGTCGGAGCCGTACCTTGAGCTACAGCACACGCTGAAGAATCTGAAAGAACTGAAAACCCTGATCCGGAAGATAAGCCGGATCGACCGGTACACACCCATGGACTATGACGGGAGCTCGGTAATTCTGGACCTCTCGGGTTCCGGACCGGCTGAACCTGCGGCCCTGCAGGGGACCAGGGGAACCGGTTGAGGGAGATTCTTCCCGGTTCTTCTCTTCGGGAGTCAGTTGGCCTTGAAATAGGGGCACCTGCTTTCACGGCAGCCATGGGGATGGAGAGCGGCATGGGTACACAGAGTCCCTGAGCTGACGGGCAGTCCACTGCCGTACCTGGCGTTGAAAAAGGCAACCGCCACCTCGAGGGCAGCCCGCACATAGGCCTTGCAGCAGCTTGGTCCGGTTAGGTTGGTGATGGCCCTGACCACGCCGCTGACAAGTTCCATGGTGGCCCGCTGTTCTTCGCCATAGCCGCAGCGCGAACCGTTATATACCGCCGCACAGGCCCCTATGGCCGGTGCAATGCCACAGATGCCTGTGAGGCCGCAGTAGCCCCCGTGGGCCTGTTTCGCGGTACGCTGGAAGACCTCCCTGATATCCTCCTTTTCAAGCCCCATGCTTTCCCGGTTGACCAGGGCTGCCATCAGGGCTCCTCCGGCGATAAAGGCGTGTTGGCAACCGAGCATGGGCAGGTTGGGCAGGGTCATGGCCTGCCAGGCTATCTGCTGGGGATCGGTGGAGGTGGTGGTGTTGATGATCTCCTCGATCACCTCCATGGTATCGCGATTGTGACACCGCTCACAGACAAAATGGCCGTCCGGACAACTGATATAGCCCTGGTCCTGCCGGCCGCAGTAATGACAGCTGACGGCCACGGGTTTATCCAGGTAGCGCAGGGTGTTACCGCATATCATGCAGTTTTTTTCCTGCCGGCCGAGACCGGGTTGGACAGGGGCGCTCTTTTTCCGGTGATCTCCGGAAGTCTTCCGCGGCTTTCAGCCGCCGGCCCGTAACGAGGTGGGGTTAAGGGTAATCATGGTTCCTCCCGCTGTATCAGTCTGATTATTTTATTCTGTGGTGCGGTCGAGCTTGCCTGCATGGCGACCCGACCCTCTCTGGTCAGCTTGCTCACTATAAAGATGACCGATTCCCGTTTGAGTTTGAAGTGGGTGGCTATGCTTTCCGGATCCACCCGGTTCCGGATGGTGATGAAATCGAGGATCAGCTGTTCCGTGTCCCGGAGCCAGTCATCAAAGAGAATCTGCAACTCGGCGGTGGCATAGCTGCCCAGTTCGTGGGTGTGGCTGATGGCTGCCAGGACCTCTTTGCTCATTTCAATGGGATTCACGCCTGAATCCGTGCATTTCTTGATTCAGTACTCGACCATATCCACCACCGAGTGTTCCTTCTCGCTTCTGTCGATGATCTGCTGGAGCAGTTTCTTTTTCTCGCCATGATCAAGATCCTGCAGTAGAGAACTGATCAGATTGCCAAGGAGTTCCTTCTGCTGGCCGGGTCTGGGGGGTGCTTTGTCGTTCATTTTGTCCTTCCTCCGGATACCCATCCGTCGCCATGGACCAGATGCAGAGGGTTGGTTTCGGCGGT encodes:
- a CDS encoding DUF5714 domain-containing protein gives rise to the protein MICGNTLRYLDKPVAVSCHYCGRQDQGYISCPDGHFVCERCHNRDTMEVIEEIINTTTSTDPQQIAWQAMTLPNLPMLGCQHAFIAGGALMAALVNRESMGLEKEDIREVFQRTAKQAHGGYCGLTGICGIAPAIGACAAVYNGSRCGYGEEQRATMELVSGVVRAITNLTGPSCCKAYVRAALEVAVAFFNARYGSGLPVSSGTLCTHAALHPHGCRESRCPYFKAN